One segment of Fuscovulum ytuae DNA contains the following:
- a CDS encoding carbohydrate ABC transporter permease, with product MDKTQNNKAWFLVLPVLVIVAFSAVLPLMTVVNYSLNDTFGNNEFFWAGLEWFEEMVTSDRLHEALGRQILFSAIILAIEVPLGIYIALNMPKKGFWASVCLVLMALPLLIPFNVVGTIWQIFGRVDIGLLGHYLAELGIDYNYTNDPLDAWITVIAMDVWHWTSLVALLCYAGLQSIPNAYYQAARVDQASRWAVFRYIELPKMAGVLLIAVLLRFMDSFMIYTEPFVVTGGGPGNSTTFLSIDLVKMAIGQFDLGPAAAFSIMYFLVILLVSWVFYTVMTNLDKEEGK from the coding sequence ATGGATAAGACCCAGAACAACAAGGCATGGTTCCTCGTCCTGCCGGTGCTGGTCATCGTCGCCTTCTCGGCGGTCCTGCCGCTTATGACGGTGGTGAACTACTCCCTCAACGACACTTTCGGGAATAACGAATTCTTCTGGGCTGGGCTTGAGTGGTTCGAGGAAATGGTCACCTCCGACCGCCTCCACGAAGCGCTTGGTCGCCAGATCCTCTTTTCCGCGATCATCCTTGCGATCGAGGTGCCCTTGGGCATCTACATCGCGCTCAACATGCCGAAAAAGGGCTTCTGGGCCTCGGTCTGCCTCGTCCTGATGGCGCTGCCCCTGCTCATCCCCTTCAACGTCGTCGGCACGATCTGGCAGATTTTCGGGCGGGTGGATATCGGCCTTCTGGGCCATTACCTCGCGGAACTGGGCATCGATTACAACTACACCAACGACCCGCTCGACGCTTGGATCACCGTCATCGCCATGGATGTCTGGCACTGGACCTCGCTCGTGGCGCTCCTCTGCTATGCGGGCCTACAATCCATCCCCAACGCTTACTATCAGGCCGCGCGCGTGGATCAGGCCTCCCGCTGGGCCGTCTTCCGCTATATCGAACTGCCCAAGATGGCGGGCGTCCTGCTGATCGCGGTCCTTCTGCGCTTCATGGACAGCTTCATGATCTACACCGAACCCTTCGTCGTCACCGGCGGCGGTCCGGGCAACTCCACCACCTTCCTGTCCATCGACCTTGTGAAAATGGCCATCGGGCAATTCGACCTCGGCCCCGCCGCGGCCTTCTCGATCATGTATTTCCTCGTGATCCTGCTGGTCTCATGGGTCTTCTACACCGTCATGACCAATCTCGACAAAGAGGAGGGCAAGTAA
- a CDS encoding ABC transporter ATP-binding protein: MAQITLKNLAHSYHANPRGEEDFALKEMDHVWQDGGAYALLGSSGCGKTTLLNIISGLLRPSQGRVLFGNTDVTDAETAERNIAQVFQFPVVYDTMTVRDNLAFPLRNRGMDAAYIQSRVAQIATMIGMDHILDRKARGLTADAKQKISLGRGMVREDVNAILFDEPLTVIDPHMKWELRTQLKQLHREFGHTMIYVTHDQTEALTFADKVVVMYDGRVVQMGTPEELFETPAHTFVGYFIGSPGMNLFPAEIRGSTAHLQGAAVPLGAAYGPITGRTQIGIRPEYAVLTEGDGLPITIRRVEDVGRHRIVRGEVAGQPMNVIAPEGMPVGASMTHVRFTPDRINVYADDWRVAPQGGAV; the protein is encoded by the coding sequence ATGGCACAAATCACCCTCAAGAACCTTGCCCACAGCTACCACGCCAACCCGCGCGGCGAAGAGGACTTCGCGCTCAAGGAAATGGATCACGTCTGGCAGGATGGCGGGGCCTATGCCCTTCTCGGCTCATCCGGTTGCGGCAAGACCACCCTTCTCAACATCATCTCGGGCCTCCTGCGCCCTTCCCAAGGCCGCGTCCTTTTCGGCAATACCGATGTGACCGATGCCGAAACGGCGGAAAGGAACATCGCGCAGGTCTTCCAGTTCCCCGTCGTCTACGACACGATGACCGTGCGCGACAACCTTGCCTTCCCGCTGCGTAACCGGGGCATGGATGCCGCCTATATCCAATCCCGCGTGGCCCAGATCGCCACCATGATCGGGATGGACCACATCCTCGACCGCAAGGCGCGCGGCCTGACCGCCGACGCCAAGCAGAAGATCAGTCTCGGGCGCGGCATGGTGCGCGAGGATGTGAACGCCATCCTCTTCGACGAACCCCTCACCGTGATTGACCCGCATATGAAATGGGAACTCAGGACGCAGCTGAAACAGCTGCACCGCGAGTTTGGCCATACCATGATCTACGTCACCCATGACCAGACCGAGGCGCTGACCTTCGCCGACAAGGTCGTGGTCATGTATGACGGGCGCGTGGTCCAGATGGGCACCCCGGAAGAGCTTTTCGAAACTCCCGCCCATACCTTCGTGGGCTATTTCATCGGCTCGCCGGGGATGAACCTCTTCCCCGCTGAAATCCGGGGCAGCACCGCGCATCTGCAAGGCGCCGCTGTCCCGCTGGGTGCGGCCTACGGGCCAATCACGGGCCGCACCCAGATCGGCATCCGCCCCGAATATGCCGTCCTGACCGAAGGCGACGGCCTGCCCATCACCATCCGCCGGGTGGAAGACGTGGGCCGCCACCGAATCGTGCGCGGCGAAGTCGCGGGTCAGCCGATGAATGTCATCGCCCCCGAAGGCATGCCCGTGGGCGCTTCAATGACCCATGTCCGCTTCACGCCCGACCGCATCAATGTCTATGCCGACGACTGGCGCGTCGCACCTCAAGGGGGGGCCGTCTGA
- a CDS encoding ABC transporter ATP-binding protein — translation MALELQAVSRVVKGQMHIAPTTLTLEKGTMNVLLGPTLSGKTSLMRLMAGLDVPTSGRLMWHGQDVTGVRVQDRKVAMVYQQFINYPGLTVYENIASPLRLMGKDKAAIDRAVRETAEMLKLTPMLDRKPLELSGGQQQRCALARALVKGAGLVLLDEPLANLDYKLREELRAEIPRIFEESGAIFVYATTEPEEALLLGGNTATLWEGRVTQFGPTPQVYRQPADATTARVFSDPPMNFVPAVKEGNRVNFGGTANAPADGTFAGLPDGRYTAGFRANHLHLNTHSGHAVEFRCTLGVSEITGSETFLHLTHGGERWVGLVHGVHDLQPGSEVSLWLDPVHVYLFDAEGRLAAPAAYAAAA, via the coding sequence ATGGCGCTGGAACTACAAGCCGTCAGCCGTGTCGTGAAAGGGCAGATGCACATCGCCCCCACGACGCTGACGCTGGAAAAGGGGACGATGAACGTCCTCCTTGGACCCACGCTTTCGGGCAAGACCTCGCTGATGCGCCTGATGGCGGGGCTGGATGTCCCCACCTCTGGCCGCCTGATGTGGCACGGGCAGGATGTGACGGGCGTCCGCGTTCAGGACCGCAAGGTCGCCATGGTCTATCAGCAATTCATCAACTACCCCGGCCTGACCGTTTACGAAAACATCGCCTCGCCCCTGCGCCTGATGGGCAAGGACAAGGCCGCCATCGACCGCGCCGTCCGCGAAACGGCCGAGATGTTGAAACTCACCCCCATGCTTGACCGCAAACCGCTGGAACTGTCCGGCGGCCAGCAGCAGCGCTGCGCCCTTGCGCGCGCGCTCGTCAAAGGCGCGGGCCTTGTCCTTCTGGATGAACCGCTTGCCAACCTTGACTACAAGCTGCGCGAAGAACTCCGCGCCGAAATCCCCCGCATATTTGAGGAATCCGGCGCGATCTTCGTCTACGCCACCACCGAACCCGAAGAGGCGCTGCTTCTGGGCGGCAACACTGCCACCCTCTGGGAAGGCCGCGTCACCCAATTCGGCCCCACCCCGCAGGTCTACCGCCAACCCGCCGATGCCACCACCGCCCGCGTCTTCAGCGACCCGCCGATGAATTTCGTCCCCGCCGTCAAGGAAGGCAACCGCGTGAACTTCGGCGGCACCGCCAATGCCCCCGCCGATGGCACTTTCGCGGGTCTGCCCGATGGCCGCTACACCGCAGGCTTCCGCGCCAATCACCTCCACCTGAACACCCATTCGGGTCATGCCGTGGAATTCCGCTGCACCCTCGGCGTGTCGGAAATCACCGGGTCCGAAACCTTCCTCCATCTCACCCATGGCGGCGAACGCTGGGTCGGCCTTGTCCATGGCGTGCATGACCTGCAACCGGGCAGCGAGGTCAGCCTCTGGCTCGACCCGGTCCATGTCTATCTCTTTGACGCCGAAGGCCGCCTTGCGGCCCCTGCGGCCTATGCGGCGGCGGCCTGA